From a region of the Ostrinia nubilalis chromosome 18, ilOstNubi1.1, whole genome shotgun sequence genome:
- the LOC135080764 gene encoding uncharacterized protein LOC135080764 has translation MGANQSEPAVPAGKVDLVSRIKARVTSADPKKARELGGVFLFNIIKGTSVYSWTLDLNKVTVFEGEPEDDPDTTFTLTEHNFKQLVQGKEDARVIMQAGRCSVTGDIMRAMKLEPYIKLE, from the exons ATG GGTGCAAACCAAAGCGAGCCCGCGGTGCCAGCAGGCAAGGTGGACCTGGTGTCCAGGATCAAAGCGCGGGTGACTTCGGCCGACCCAAAGAAGGCAAGGGAGCTGGGAGGAGTGTTCCTGTTCAACATCATTAAAGGAACTTCGGTGTACAGCTGGA CTCTGGACCTGAACAAAGTCACGGTATTCGAAGGCGAGCCAGAGGACGATCCTGATACCACCTTCACGCTCACGGAACACAACTTCAAGCAACTAGTACAGGGGAAAGAAGACGCCAGGGTCATCATGCAGGCAGGACGCTGCTCCGTGACAGGGGACATCATGAGGGCGATGAAGCTTGAGCCGTATATCAAGTTGGAATAA
- the LOC135080767 gene encoding uncharacterized protein LOC135080767 isoform X1 → MEIKVFFLIFAATFASSFDIDKSQVINILNITRATRISIEPTNYDVSRNRLLGNSPSNGVVSKNYELSRRLGNGNSYAGSYGQYYPNGPGGYYPGGNYPGGNYQGYNPGLAGPPGAHPGCPLCDSSVYSYCSYKQAHDACCCDNPSYMPFTCRKSSCGFLYANSCQEYNLISSCCCVDLYKNGGVPPVQPPIPVVA, encoded by the exons ATGGAAATCaaagttttctttttaattttcgcGGCTACATTTGCTAGCAGCTTTG ataTTGATAAAAGTCAAGTTATCAATATTTTGAACATTACTCGAGCAACTCgaataa gTATAGAACCTACAAATTACGATGTGAGCAGAAACCGGCTGCTCGGAAACAGCCCTTCAAATG GTGTTGTGTCGAAAAATTACGAGTTGAGCAGACGACTCGGCAACGGCAACTCGTATG CGGGCAGCTACGGGCAGTACTACCCAAATGGACCGGGGGGGTATTACCCGGGCGGGAACTACCCAGGCGGGAACTACCAGGGGTATAACCCGGGTCTGGCGGGCCCGCCGGGCGCGCACCCTGGATGCCCGCTGTGCGATTCGTCGGTCTACAGCTACTGTTCATACAAGCAAGCCCATGATGCGTGCTGTTGTGACAACCCTTCAT ACATGCCGTTCACGTGCCGCAAGTCGAGCTGCGGGTTCCTGTACGCCAACTCCTGCCAGGAGTACAACCTGATCTCCAGCTGCTGCTGCGTCGACCTGTACAAGAACGGCGGGGTGCCTCCTGTGCAGCCACCGATTCCTGTTGTTGCCTAA
- the LOC135080767 gene encoding uncharacterized protein LOC135080767 isoform X5 has product MEIKVFFLIFAATFASSFGIEPTNYDVSRNRLLGNSPSNGFGIRDFLDFLLAGSYGQYYPNGPGGYYPGGNYPGGNYQGYNPGLAGPPGAHPGCPLCDSSVYSYCSYKQAHDACCCDNPSYMPFTCRKSSCGFLYANSCQEYNLISSCCCVDLYKNGGVPPVQPPIPVVA; this is encoded by the exons ATGGAAATCaaagttttctttttaattttcgcGGCTACATTTGCTAGCAGCTTTG gTATAGAACCTACAAATTACGATGTGAGCAGAAACCGGCTGCTCGGAAACAGCCCTTCAAATG GTTTCGGAATAAGAGACTTCCTGGACTTTTTACTAGCGGGCAGCTACGGGCAGTACTACCCAAATGGACCGGGGGGGTATTACCCGGGCGGGAACTACCCAGGCGGGAACTACCAGGGGTATAACCCGGGTCTGGCGGGCCCGCCGGGCGCGCACCCTGGATGCCCGCTGTGCGATTCGTCGGTCTACAGCTACTGTTCATACAAGCAAGCCCATGATGCGTGCTGTTGTGACAACCCTTCAT ACATGCCGTTCACGTGCCGCAAGTCGAGCTGCGGGTTCCTGTACGCCAACTCCTGCCAGGAGTACAACCTGATCTCCAGCTGCTGCTGCGTCGACCTGTACAAGAACGGCGGGGTGCCTCCTGTGCAGCCACCGATTCCTGTTGTTGCCTAA
- the LOC135080767 gene encoding uncharacterized protein LOC135080767 isoform X7 — MEIKVFFLIFAATFASSFGFGIRDFLDFLLAGSYGQYYPNGPGGYYPGGNYPGGNYQGYNPGLAGPPGAHPGCPLCDSSVYSYCSYKQAHDACCCDNPSYMPFTCRKSSCGFLYANSCQEYNLISSCCCVDLYKNGGVPPVQPPIPVVA; from the exons ATGGAAATCaaagttttctttttaattttcgcGGCTACATTTGCTAGCAGCTTTG GTTTCGGAATAAGAGACTTCCTGGACTTTTTACTAGCGGGCAGCTACGGGCAGTACTACCCAAATGGACCGGGGGGGTATTACCCGGGCGGGAACTACCCAGGCGGGAACTACCAGGGGTATAACCCGGGTCTGGCGGGCCCGCCGGGCGCGCACCCTGGATGCCCGCTGTGCGATTCGTCGGTCTACAGCTACTGTTCATACAAGCAAGCCCATGATGCGTGCTGTTGTGACAACCCTTCAT ACATGCCGTTCACGTGCCGCAAGTCGAGCTGCGGGTTCCTGTACGCCAACTCCTGCCAGGAGTACAACCTGATCTCCAGCTGCTGCTGCGTCGACCTGTACAAGAACGGCGGGGTGCCTCCTGTGCAGCCACCGATTCCTGTTGTTGCCTAA
- the LOC135080767 gene encoding uncharacterized protein LOC135080767 isoform X4 — MEIKVFFLIFAATFASSFDIDKSQVINILNITRATRISIEPTNYDVSRNRLLGNSPSNAGSYGQYYPNGPGGYYPGGNYPGGNYQGYNPGLAGPPGAHPGCPLCDSSVYSYCSYKQAHDACCCDNPSYMPFTCRKSSCGFLYANSCQEYNLISSCCCVDLYKNGGVPPVQPPIPVVA, encoded by the exons ATGGAAATCaaagttttctttttaattttcgcGGCTACATTTGCTAGCAGCTTTG ataTTGATAAAAGTCAAGTTATCAATATTTTGAACATTACTCGAGCAACTCgaataa gTATAGAACCTACAAATTACGATGTGAGCAGAAACCGGCTGCTCGGAAACAGCCCTTCAAATG CGGGCAGCTACGGGCAGTACTACCCAAATGGACCGGGGGGGTATTACCCGGGCGGGAACTACCCAGGCGGGAACTACCAGGGGTATAACCCGGGTCTGGCGGGCCCGCCGGGCGCGCACCCTGGATGCCCGCTGTGCGATTCGTCGGTCTACAGCTACTGTTCATACAAGCAAGCCCATGATGCGTGCTGTTGTGACAACCCTTCAT ACATGCCGTTCACGTGCCGCAAGTCGAGCTGCGGGTTCCTGTACGCCAACTCCTGCCAGGAGTACAACCTGATCTCCAGCTGCTGCTGCGTCGACCTGTACAAGAACGGCGGGGTGCCTCCTGTGCAGCCACCGATTCCTGTTGTTGCCTAA
- the LOC135080767 gene encoding uncharacterized protein LOC135080767 isoform X2: protein MEIKVFFLIFAATFASSFDIDKSQVINILNITRATRISIEPTNYDVSRNRLLGNSPSNGFGIRDFLDFLLAGSYGQYYPNGPGGYYPGGNYPGGNYQGYNPGLAGPPGAHPGCPLCDSSVYSYCSYKQAHDACCCDNPSYMPFTCRKSSCGFLYANSCQEYNLISSCCCVDLYKNGGVPPVQPPIPVVA, encoded by the exons ATGGAAATCaaagttttctttttaattttcgcGGCTACATTTGCTAGCAGCTTTG ataTTGATAAAAGTCAAGTTATCAATATTTTGAACATTACTCGAGCAACTCgaataa gTATAGAACCTACAAATTACGATGTGAGCAGAAACCGGCTGCTCGGAAACAGCCCTTCAAATG GTTTCGGAATAAGAGACTTCCTGGACTTTTTACTAGCGGGCAGCTACGGGCAGTACTACCCAAATGGACCGGGGGGGTATTACCCGGGCGGGAACTACCCAGGCGGGAACTACCAGGGGTATAACCCGGGTCTGGCGGGCCCGCCGGGCGCGCACCCTGGATGCCCGCTGTGCGATTCGTCGGTCTACAGCTACTGTTCATACAAGCAAGCCCATGATGCGTGCTGTTGTGACAACCCTTCAT ACATGCCGTTCACGTGCCGCAAGTCGAGCTGCGGGTTCCTGTACGCCAACTCCTGCCAGGAGTACAACCTGATCTCCAGCTGCTGCTGCGTCGACCTGTACAAGAACGGCGGGGTGCCTCCTGTGCAGCCACCGATTCCTGTTGTTGCCTAA
- the LOC135080767 gene encoding uncharacterized protein LOC135080767 isoform X3, with protein sequence MEIKVFFLIFAATFASSFGIEPTNYDVSRNRLLGNSPSNGVVSKNYELSRRLGNGNSYAGSYGQYYPNGPGGYYPGGNYPGGNYQGYNPGLAGPPGAHPGCPLCDSSVYSYCSYKQAHDACCCDNPSYMPFTCRKSSCGFLYANSCQEYNLISSCCCVDLYKNGGVPPVQPPIPVVA encoded by the exons ATGGAAATCaaagttttctttttaattttcgcGGCTACATTTGCTAGCAGCTTTG gTATAGAACCTACAAATTACGATGTGAGCAGAAACCGGCTGCTCGGAAACAGCCCTTCAAATG GTGTTGTGTCGAAAAATTACGAGTTGAGCAGACGACTCGGCAACGGCAACTCGTATG CGGGCAGCTACGGGCAGTACTACCCAAATGGACCGGGGGGGTATTACCCGGGCGGGAACTACCCAGGCGGGAACTACCAGGGGTATAACCCGGGTCTGGCGGGCCCGCCGGGCGCGCACCCTGGATGCCCGCTGTGCGATTCGTCGGTCTACAGCTACTGTTCATACAAGCAAGCCCATGATGCGTGCTGTTGTGACAACCCTTCAT ACATGCCGTTCACGTGCCGCAAGTCGAGCTGCGGGTTCCTGTACGCCAACTCCTGCCAGGAGTACAACCTGATCTCCAGCTGCTGCTGCGTCGACCTGTACAAGAACGGCGGGGTGCCTCCTGTGCAGCCACCGATTCCTGTTGTTGCCTAA
- the LOC135080767 gene encoding uncharacterized protein LOC135080767 isoform X6, whose product MEIKVFFLIFAATFASSFGIEPTNYDVSRNRLLGNSPSNAGSYGQYYPNGPGGYYPGGNYPGGNYQGYNPGLAGPPGAHPGCPLCDSSVYSYCSYKQAHDACCCDNPSYMPFTCRKSSCGFLYANSCQEYNLISSCCCVDLYKNGGVPPVQPPIPVVA is encoded by the exons ATGGAAATCaaagttttctttttaattttcgcGGCTACATTTGCTAGCAGCTTTG gTATAGAACCTACAAATTACGATGTGAGCAGAAACCGGCTGCTCGGAAACAGCCCTTCAAATG CGGGCAGCTACGGGCAGTACTACCCAAATGGACCGGGGGGGTATTACCCGGGCGGGAACTACCCAGGCGGGAACTACCAGGGGTATAACCCGGGTCTGGCGGGCCCGCCGGGCGCGCACCCTGGATGCCCGCTGTGCGATTCGTCGGTCTACAGCTACTGTTCATACAAGCAAGCCCATGATGCGTGCTGTTGTGACAACCCTTCAT ACATGCCGTTCACGTGCCGCAAGTCGAGCTGCGGGTTCCTGTACGCCAACTCCTGCCAGGAGTACAACCTGATCTCCAGCTGCTGCTGCGTCGACCTGTACAAGAACGGCGGGGTGCCTCCTGTGCAGCCACCGATTCCTGTTGTTGCCTAA